The following are encoded together in the Pedobacter sp. D749 genome:
- a CDS encoding AAA family ATPase has protein sequence MNRNIKKIAIVGPESTGKSTISQLLAKYYKVSWVPEYARYYCENLIVDYTLQDEVNMYYGQVALEDAVLVITESDFIICDTTFITVKIWSDEVLGETPQVVLDALPKKPYDLYLLMDIDLPWQDDPLRDFPEKREYFMQVWHKELKALNANYKVVGGLGDERLANAIKAIDDFLSR, from the coding sequence GTGAATAGAAACATAAAAAAGATTGCTATTGTTGGCCCGGAAAGTACGGGAAAATCTACTATATCTCAGCTGCTGGCTAAATACTACAAAGTTTCGTGGGTGCCTGAATATGCCCGCTACTATTGCGAAAATCTGATTGTCGATTATACGCTACAAGACGAGGTGAATATGTACTACGGCCAGGTAGCTTTAGAAGACGCAGTTTTAGTGATTACCGAAAGTGATTTTATTATTTGTGATACCACTTTTATTACGGTAAAGATATGGAGTGATGAAGTGCTAGGTGAAACACCCCAGGTTGTATTGGATGCATTACCCAAAAAGCCATACGACCTGTACCTGTTAATGGATATTGATTTGCCCTGGCAGGATGATCCGCTGCGCGATTTTCCGGAGAAACGCGAATATTTTATGCAGGTTTGGCATAAGGAGCTGAAAGCATTGAATGCAAATTATAAAGTAGTTGGCGGTTTGGGTGATGAAAGGCTGGCGAATGCGATTAAAGCCATTGATGATTTTTTGAGCAGGTAG